The Gemella massiliensis DNA segment ATGATAAACTAGGCTTCGGGCAAGTTTTTACCGACCATATGTTTGTAATGGATTGGGACACGAAACGTGGTTGGCATAATCCTAAAATCGTCCCCTATGGACCGCTAGCTATCTCACCTGCACTAAATACTTTACACTATGGTCAAAGCATCTTCGAAGGTATGAAAGCATATATTGCAAATGGTGAACCGGTATTATTTAGACCTGAAGAAAACTTCAAACGCCTTAATAATTCTGCCGATCGTATCGCCCTACCGAAACTTGATGAAGAATTTGCCTTAGCCGCTTTAAAAAAATTATTGCAAATTGATAAAGAATGGATTCCTAAATCAGAAGGAACATCTCTTTATATCAGACCACTTATGTTTGGTGCCGAAGAAGCGTTAGGCGTTCACCCTAATAATAAAGTAAAATTCATTATTATGCTGTCGCCGTCAGGAAGTTACTTTAAATCCGGCTTACAACCAAATAAAATCTTCGTAGAAAATGAATATGTTCGTGCAGTTCGTGGTGGTTTCGGCTTTGCAAAAACTGCAGGAAACTATGCCGGTTCATTAAAAGGGCAGGCAAAAGCACAAAAACTCGGATATTCTCAATCATTGTGGTTAGATGGTGTTGAGCAAAAATACATTGAAGAAGGTGGGGCGATGAACATCTTTTTCAAAATTGACGGTAAATTTATTACACCTGAACTAAATGGTTCTATTTTACCGGGTATTACTCGTGATTCAGTGATTAAATTATTACGTTCTTTAGGTGAAACTGTTGAAGAAAGAAAACTTGCACTAACAGAAGTATATGAGGCATATGATAACGGAAAACTTGAAGAAGTATTTTTATCTGGGACAGCAGCAGTTATTGCGCCCGTTGGAGAACTGTTTGACGGTACCAAAAAATTAGAGATAACCACTGAAGCCGGTGAATGGACTACTAAAGTTTATGAACAATTAACAGGTATTCAGCTTGGAAAAGTAGAAGATACTTTCGGTTGGGTTACTAAAGTAGAAGAATAAAGTATTAAAGAAGGAAACTAAAACAACTAGTTTCCTTCTTTATTTTTATAGCTTTGTCTATTATTTTAAAAATTTTAATTTGTTTTTTTCTTATATGCTAATGTGTAAAGTCCTGCTACTAAAATTGCTCCACCTAGAAAATTCCCTAAGAAAATAACTCCCATATTTTCGGCAAACTGTGCAAATGTAATATTTGCACCACCAAACATTGCAGCCGGTATTACAAACATGTTAGCAACGACGTGCTGAAACCCAACAGCTACGAAAGTCATTATTGGAAACCATGTTCCAAGTATTTTCCCACTGACATCTTTAGCACAGAATGATAACCATGCACCCATTCCAACTAACCAGTTACAACCAACACCTGAAAATATACCTTGCCAAAATGTTGAATTAATTTTTGCTTCTGCTGTGACTAACGTTTTTTCAAAAATTACCCCTTCGGTAAGTCCGGTAACATGTCCTAAAAAATACGCAACGAAGATTGCTCCTACTAAATTAGCAAGTGTTATTATAATTAAATTTTTCACAAAAAGTTTTAAACTTACTTTTTTATTAAAAAATGCCAATGTCACCGCCATCATATTACTGGTAATCAATTCTCCACCACCAACCAGAATACAAATAAGTCCAATTGGAAAAACAGCAGCACCTAATAAAACACCTAATCCCGCCCATTCATGGGGTATAGAACCGGCTATTCTAAGATAAGCTAAATATCCCACCGAGATAAATGCTCCACCTAAAAACCCTAAACTTAGCATATATTTTAGGCTACCGTTGGCTTTCATAACTCCTTTTTTACTAGTGTATTCGTATAATTCCTGTGGCTCTAAATAAGCCTTTGTGTGCATAGCTTCTGCCATAATTATTTTTCTCCTTATTTTTTAACTATAGCCATTATACAACATTAAAGTAGTTTTTTCAATCTGTTTTATAATAAGTTATTAAAACAATAAAAGATAATCTAAAATTCAATTTCAACTTTAGATTATCTTTTTTACTATTTACTTTCTTTTTTTATTAAGTTCAATAATATTCCTAAAACAAATCCTAATATCGCAAAATTAATCCATGCAAAAACACCTTGAATTGGTAAGAATTTCACTAAAAAATTATCAATAACCGGTACAGAAGTCCCTATAGTTGAAGTTACTGTTGTATATAAACTGAAAAGTCCTGTCAATAATGCTGTACTTGCATAAACAATTTTTTTCCCGCCGAATAGATTATTTAAGAATCCTAATGCAATCAATACCATAGTTAGTGGATACAATAATACCAATACTGGAACTGCCCCTTTAATAATCGCCGCTAAACCATAATTACCAATTGCAAATGAAAACACTGTTAGTATTATTGCATATACTTTGTAGTCAATTTTAGGATATAATTTATTGAAATATGTTGAACACGCCGTTACCAGCCCTACACTTGTTGTTAAACAAGCCAACAGTACAATAATAAACAATAATACTTTTCCTACATTACCGAAGTAATATGTTGTTGCACCTGTTAGAACTCCTGCTCCTGTTTTTTGTAGACCTAAGATCGATACCGATGTTGCACCGATATTTGAAATAAAGATATATACCAATGCTAATAAAAGTGCAGCAATTAGTGCAGATTTTAAAGTATTTTTTGCCACTTCTTCTTTTGTTTTTGCTCCATATAATTTTACGGCATTAATAACAATAATTCCAAATACCAGCGAAGCTAAAGCATCCATAGTATTATATCCTTCCATTAAACCGCTGGTAAATGCCAAACCATTTGTTGCATACGTTTGTGTTGGAGCTTGATAACTTCCCATTGGTTTTACTAGTGATGCAATTATTAAAATAATCATAGATAATAATAAAACCGGTGTAATCATTGTACCTATTCTGTCAACAAGTTTATTAGGATTAATAGCAAGCCTTAACGTTGCCCCCATAAACAAAGCTAAAAATATTGCCTGTACATATATTGTATAGTTTGCCGGTATAAAACTCGATAAACCTAATTCAAAAGTAGTAGTTCCTGTTCTGGGAATTGCAAAAAATGGTCCAATAGTTAAATATAATAACGTAGTAAATAATATACCAAATGTTTTCCCTGCTCTACTAGATAATTCTAATAAATCTTGAGCACCTGAATAACCCATAACTAAAACCCCAAGTAGAGGTAATCCCACTCCCATTATAATAAACCCAATCATCGCAATAGGCAAGCGATCTCCTGAATTCTGACCTAAAAACGCCGGAAATATTAAATTTCCTGCTCCAAAAAATAATGCAAATAGCATAAGTCCGATAGAAATATATGGGTTTCTTTTTAAAAATTTAAGCATTCCATTTCCTCCATAATCTTTTTTTAAAACCTTGTATATATACATTAATACATTTATTAGTTTTTGTCAATAATATTTTTGAAAAATAACGATTATTTTATTATAAAATCGTTTAAATTTTCTGAAAAATTAAAATCAAATAGTTATAAATTAATTTTTACTGTAAAATTTATCGACAAGTAACAAGAATCTTATGATATGTGATTTGCAGAAAATTTCATTTTTTCTATCTCTAAAAAATTAAAGAAATAATATTTAGTTTACAATAGAAAACTATTATTTTAAAAAAAGAAATTCTAATCTTTAAACCTTACTTAGATAGAGATTAGATATGTTTTAAATTCAAATTTCCAAATAACAAGTTAAATTCTATGACACCTACTACAAAAATTTTTCTTCTTAGTTTTTCCGATTTTATTACTTTTTCATATTTCATATTCTATAAAAGTAAAAAATAATTAGTATAGATTTTTCTTATCCACACTAATTATTATACAACCTTTTTTTATTTTTTTATTTCTTCTATATAATCACAGTTAGCACAAGTCACACCTTTTTTATTTTCATATAAAATGTTATTACATTTTGGGCAGAATCTATTAATAGGTTTATCCCATGATACAAAATCACATCCCGGAAAACCTTCACAACCGTAAAATACTTTCCCTTTTTTTGATTTTTTCTCCAAAATATCATGATTATGGCATTTCGGACAGGTTACACCAATTTTTTTCTGTATAGTTCCTGTATATCTACATTCCGGAAAGTTGGAACATGCTATAAATTTACCGAATTTCCCTAATTTATAAACTAGCGGTGCCCCGCAATCAGGACAGTTTTCTCCTGTAAATTCCTGTTTAATTTCTATTTTTTCCATTTCACGTTCAGCTTTTTTAACATCTTTACTAAATCCTGAATAAAAATCCGAAATAGTTTTTTTCCATGTTACTTTTCCTTCAGCTATATTATCAAGTTGATTTTCCAAATTAGCGGTAAATTGTGTATTAATAATATCCGGAAAATATTGTTCTGTTATCTTGCTGACAATGATTCCCAGTTCTGTTGGTGTAAAAACTTTATTTTGAAGTTTTACATAGTATCTTTTTTGCAAAGTTTCTACTATTGTTGCATAAGTCGAGGGTCTACCTATACCTAATTCTTCCAATGTTGCAATAAGTTTTGCTTCTGAATAGCGTGCAGGTGGTTGAGTAAAATGTTGTTCCTCTTTTATTTCTTTTATTTTAGCATTTTCCCCTACTTCAAACTTCGGTGCAACTTTTACCTTTTCTTTTTCTTTTAATACCGCTAAAAAACCGTTAAATATCAAATTAGAGTGTGTGCCTTTATAAACAACTTTATTATTCTCAAATGTTGTAACATTCATTTCATAGACAGCTGCACTCATTCTACTTGCAATAAAACGTTCCCATATAAGTTTATATAATTTATATTGATCCTTTGATAAGTAATCTTTTATTATATCTGGCGTATAATCTATATTTGTAGGTCTAATACCTTCATGTGCATCTTGAACATTTTTACTTGCTTTTTTTGATTTAGCGGTAGCCAAAATATATTCTTTTCCGTAATTGGTTAAAATAAAATTATTCGCACTTGCGACCGCTTCATCTGATACACGTGTAGAATCGGTTCTCATGTATGTGATAAGCCCCGTTACCCCACCAAGTTTTTTTAAATTAATACCCTCATACAACTCTTGAGCAACACTCATTGTTTTTCTGGTTTTAAAATTTAATTTTCTTGAAGCATCTTGTTGCATTGTTGATGTAATATAAATATTAGGAGAATTTCTATTTTTCTTAGATTTTGTCACATCAACTACTTTAAAAGTTTCACCTTTTATTGCTTTTTTTATAGTATCAACAATGTTTTTATTTTCTAATTTTATTCTTTCACCTTTATATGAATAAAAATTTGCAGTAAGAATCTTTCTATCTTTTATGAAGTCTATCGGCATTGACCAATATTCTTCCGGTTTGAAATTTAGTATTTCTTCTTCTCTATCTACAATTAATTTCAATGCCGCATTTTGTACTCTCCCGGCTGACAGTTTAGGTTTTACCTTTTTCCATAAAACCGGAGAAATGTTATATCCAACCAATCTATCTAAAATACGTCTTGCTTGCTGTGATTGAACCAAATCTGTATTGATTTTTCTCGGATGCTTTATTGCCTCTTTCACTGCATCTTTTGTTATTTCATTAAATACTATTCTGTTATCTTCATTATTATCTAACCCCAAAATATATGCAATATGCCACGCTATTGCTTCTCCTTCTCTATCGGGATCGGAAGCTAAGAATACTTTTTTCCCTTTTGCTTCTTTTTTCAAACTTTTTATAACATCCCCTTTACCACGAATAGAAATATAGTCAACCTCAACATTTCCATTGTCTAATACTTCAACTCCCATTCTACTTTTGGGTAAATCTCTGACATGTCCTTTTGATGAAATTACTTTATATTTTTTTCCTAGATATTTTTCTATCGTTTTTGCCTTTGAAGGAGATTCGACTATAACTAAATTTTCTGACATTTATTACTCTCCATAACTTTTTTAATAAGTAGTATCTTAAAACATTTTTTTATTTTTGTCAAATTTTTATATTTCATATATGATAAAACAGCTAACATATAAATTACAAAATTAATAAAATTTACGATATAACAACTACTCTTTACTATAATTAATCAATTTTGGTTAGTATTAATGGCTCCTGATTTTCTCTGACAACTATAGTGTGTTCATATTGTGCAACATACGAATTATCTGTTGTTATTAGCTCCCAATCATCTTTATCACTGTTTTCAACTGTACGTGCTTTTGTTGAAACAAATGGTTCTACAGCTAAGCACATTCCGTTTTTTAAAATCAAATTATCCCATGGATCAAAATAATTAAATACATGTTGTGGTTCTTGATGAAGAGATGTTCCAATTCCATGTCCGGTTAAATTTTCTATAACCTGTAATTTATGTTCTTTTATTTTTTTATGAACATTTTTCCCGATTTGATTTATTTTTGCCCCTGCTTTAGCGTGTTTTATACCTTCATAAAATGCCTCTTGAGCCACCTCACAGACTTTTTCTTTCATCTTGTCATCAACTTTACCAACCACAAAAGAAACCCCGGTGTCAGCATAATATCCGTCCTTACATCCGGATACGTCTATATTTAATAAATCTCCATCTTTTAAAATTTTTGTTGCTGACGGAATACCGTGTGCAGCTTGGTGATTTAAAGAAATACAAGTATACCCTGGAAAATCATATTCTGTTATCGGAGCAGATTTTGCACCATATTTTTCAAATAATTCTTTCGCAATATTATCCAGTTCTTTGGTGTTTACCCCCGGAACTGCCTTTTTCTTCATTTCATCACGTATCGTTGCACAAATAAAACCTATCTCTTTCATTTTTTGCAATTGTTCTTCTGTTTTAATTATCATTACAATATACTCCTTACATCTAATCTATTAATTTTGATAAATTTTTTATCGTATATGTTGGTTGAATTTCTTTTTCTTTTAATTCTTTTAAACTTGTAACACCGGTTTGAACATGTATCGTATCTACACCGCTATTAATACCGGACATAATATCAGTAGAATAATTATCACCAATCATGGCTATATCACTTTTTTTATAATTAAATAAACTCATAGCACTATCCATAATTATTTTACTGGGTTTTCCTATTATTGTAGCTACCGTACCTGTAGCATACTCTAAAAATTTTACCTGACCACCGTTACTTGGAATAAAGCCATCGGCTGTTGGAAGTAACGTATCCGGATTTGTTCCGATTAATTCAGCTCCATTAAGAATTGCCTGACAGGCAATGGATAATTTCTCATAAGTCAATTTTCTATCAAGACCGACTACCACGGCTTCAATCTTATTTTTAGAACTAACTTGTTCAAAATCACATAAGGTATCTATAAGACCCTTTTCTCCAATAATGTATATCATTTTATAACCTTTTTGTCTCAAATATTTCCTAGTAGCCTCACTTGAAGTAAAAATGTGTTCTTCTGTTGTTTCTACATCAAACTTTTCTAATTTTTTAACAACATCTTTAGGTCCTTTCGTGGAGTTATTTGTTAAAAACAAATAGTCAATATTATTTTTATTGAGATAAGAAACAAATTCTTTAGCATACTTAATTTTCTTACTTCCGTTGTAAATAGTACCATCTAAATCAATAAGATACAATTTATACTTTTTTATTTCCATTTTATTCACCACTATTTTTAATTTTACTTTGAATAATTTTAGGTATATCCACAAATAACTAACTACTATTGTACAATGATTATAAAAAAAATAAAAGCATTAATTCTGTTTTTCCAAATTAATGCTAAATAAATTTATTAAAAATACTATCTAAAAAGACTAACCACGAATTCATTTCAGCTAATTGTCTTTTTTCATGATACCAAACAATCATAATAAGCGATTGAAAAGTTATATACCACTTTAATCTATTTCTATACTTTAAAGTCGGCTTTTCTCCATAAATATCAAGCCACTCATTCCAATTATCTTGTGGAATATACTTATATAATATATAAGAAATATCTATCGCAGGATCACCCAATATCGAATGTTCCCAATCAACTAAAAATAATTTTCCATTATCCGATAATAACCAATTATCTTTATTTAAATCGGTATGGCATGGAGCATATCGAACATTATCATCCGGAATATTATTTTCCAAATAATTAAGTGCATTTGTGATATTGTTGTTTTTTCTAAGTTCACTATTGATTAAAGATTTCAAATTACTCAACGAACTAAGTGCAGTTTCTTTTTTATAACCTTGTGCCTGCATAATTTTTCTTAGTTTAATAGAAGTATGAACCTTTTTTAAAATTTTCGGAATACGTTTATCGGTCATATCAGAACGTTTTAATGTTCGACCATTTTCAAAATCTTGTGCTATCAGCACGTCACCATTACTAATTCTTTTAGTCCACCTTAATTTAGGAACTATCCCTTCTGCCGAAAGGGTAGCTATCATCGGAGTAGTATTTTTCTTTATAAAATAATTATGGTTGTCTCTTGAAAAAAAATAATCGTCTTCGTAATGCTCATCTAAAGTCCAACCCATTTGATAATATTCTTTAGACATCATACTGCTCCTTTCTAAATTTTTTTACTAACTATAACGCACTATTTATTTTACAATCTTTAATAGAATTTTTCAAGGTAATATTTTGTGTAAAAAATTAAAATTCTCAAAGATATTTTAATTACAAATTATGCAATTAATAAAAAATATCTTTGAGAACATAAAATTTACTTATTTTTATAACTATAAATATTTTTTACTATAAATATTTTAATAGAAAAAATTATTCACAACAAAGTCTGTATATTCCTTCAGCATAAATAGCAGTTGAAAGCAATAAATCATCTACCAAGATAAACTCATTTGCTTGGTGCATTGTATCTTGTCTTCCGGGTAATAACGCACCAAATGCAACACCTTTTTTAAGACAACGTGCATATGTACCGCCACCTAAAACAAAGGCATCATTTTCTTTATCACCGGTATACTTTCTATATACATCAACCAATGTTGTCACTAATTCATCATCTTTAGATACATAATGTGCCTCTTTTGTGCTTGTTATTTCAAGAGTTATATTATCTATTTTTAAATTATTTAATTTATCAACTAAATTAAAGTTTTTAGGATATCTGCTGTCCGTAGAAGCAAAACCTACTTTTTCGGCAGCATTATATTTTACAATACCATAATTATAAGTTGCCGCTCCCATTTCATCATCTTCGTATTTCAAACCTAAACGTTCCCCAAACGGATCATTGGCTAATTTTTCTGTAATAAAACCTACGAAATTTTTGCCATTTACATCTAAATTTAACATATTTAGAAACTCTGCCAATTTAGTTGCACCGTTAATACCTAATTGTGGCGTTGAACCATGAGCGGCTTTACCTTTAAGTTCTAATTCTATATTTTCTTTTACACTTACAGTTCCATCTAATTTTTCATCTGCCAAAAATTTTTCAAATTTTTCTTTTATATCACGAGCATCACCTTCTAATACGGCTTTAGCACTGGCAACTACCATATTTGGAACTTGACCGCCTTCAAAGTTTAACAACTTATAATCATAAGCGTTCTCTTCATCTTTAAAGTTTAATTTATAATCAAATGTTGCACGTGCTTTCTCAGCATAAACCAGTGGATACATTGCATCCGGAGTAAATCCGGTAGCAGGTTGCTCCTCATGTTCAAAATACGATTTAACACATCTGAAACCTGTTTCTTCGTCACTACCAATAATTAGACGAACACGTTTGTTCCATTTAACCCCCAGTTTATCCAATAATTTGATAGCATAGTAAGCTGCCATAGTAGGGCCTTTATCATCTAAAGCACCACGTGCAAATAATTTACCTTCTCTAATTTCCGGTTTAAAAGGATGGCTGATCCAATCTTCTTCTACCACCGGCACTACGTCAACATGTCCTAAAATACCGAACAATTCTTCCCCATTACCTGCTTCAATGTGACCGGCTTTATTTTCAACCAATTTGGTTTTGTAACCGTCACGTTCTCCAAAAGATAAAATCTTATCTAACGCCTTTCTCGGTCCACTTCCAAAAGGAGTCTCATCCGTTACATCTGTTCCTAAAACTGATCTAACGCTTAATAAATCAAATAAATCCTTTAGTAATTCCTCCTTATGTTTTTGTACCTCTTCTATAAAATTGATATTCATAACATATCCCTCCATAATTATTTTTTTAAATTTTTTATTTCCTTATCCGTTAAGTATCTATATTCTCCTAATTTTAAATCTTCATCTAAAATTAAGGTTCCTATTGATATGCGTTTTAAATAAGTTACATCTACACCTAAAGACTTCATCATTCTTTTTACCTGATGAAATTTTCCTTCAGTAATACTAATGTAAGCTGTACTTCTTTCTTGATTAGAACTCAATACTTTCAACACTGCACTCTTACATCTATATCCATCTTCAAGAATAATACCTTTTTTTGCAATTTCCACTGCATTTTCTTCTAAAAATCCATCTACCTCAAGATAATATTTTTTCTTAATATCCTTTTTAGGTGATATTAGCTTATGTGTAAGTTCGCCATCATTTGTTAAAAACATCAACCCTACGGTATCTTTGTCCAGCCTCCCTACAGGGTGAGGATTATATATTTTATCATTATCATTTAATAAATCAACTACCGTTTTACTATCTCTGTCTTCTGTAGCCGAAATCACATCTTTTGGTTTATTCATCATAATATAAATATATTTTTGATAAAGTAATCGTTTACCATTAAATATTACTATATCATGATTTTCATTAATTTTAAAGTCTACTGACTTAATAATTTCGTTATTTACTAAAATTCCTTTTTTAATTTCTTTTTTCGCAACTGCTCTGCTTAAACCAGTAGTAACACTGATAAATTTATCAAACCTCACTATCTAATTCTCCTTAATGATTTAAGTGAAATATTTTTTCCAAATAAATATTTAACGAATTTCATTTTAGTTACACAATAAAAATATGTACTTGCCCCTATTACGGCACAAATTACCATAAGTATCATACTTGACAGTTTTGATTCCAAAGTAAAATTTTGTATAATAGCCGAATAAACGGCAGCAACTACTATAAACATTATAAAACAGCTGCAAATAAGAATTAAAAATTTCCCAACAAATTCTTTTGCTTTAAGTCTGACCTCTAAGTTTATCACCACTACATTCATCAGTATCATTACAACATATGTTGAAATTGACGAAAGAATAACTCCGTTTGTCTCAAACCTAATTACAAAAGGTGTTATTGTAAAATATTTCACTGCAAAGCCGACTGCTATTGTTACTAAATTTATAACTTGTCTATTAACCGCCTGCATAATAACACTTGTTAAACTATACAATGAAAATAAAACCGCCAACGGTAAATAAAATCTTAAAAGTTCCGCATTAATTATACTTCTACTATAAAAGGTGGCATACAATGGGTCAGCTAATATATACATCCCAACTAATGCCGGTAAAACAATCATCATAAGTGATAAAATTACTTTATTGATCTGATTACTAACACCCTCTTTTTCACCTTTTGCATATAGTCTGGTTATTGAGGGTAAAAAGGTACTGGAAAAAGCCGGTGCTATAGCAACAGCTATCATAACAACTTTATTTACTAATTGCAAAGCTGAAAATCTTCCATCAACTATATCTGCTTTTCCTAAAATTGTCATACCACGTATAAAATTATGCTGATCTATTATATTTAAGATTGGAAACAAACCAACAATAAAAATAAACGGAATTGATACAGAGAAAAATTCTTTTACTAAATCTTTTGTTGAAATATTTAGCTCCACTAAATTAGTCTTTGTATTATATTCCAATCCACCGCTATATTTTTTGTAAAAATATACTAATGTTAAAACTGAAAATATTGCTCCAATTGTTGCCGAAAATGTCGCAGTTACATTGCCGATTACAATACCTTGATTTAAAACTTTTATAACAATATATGTAGCAACAAGCATAAATACAATTCTCATAACCTGTTCAATAAATTGACTAATCGCTGACGGTAACATAATTTCATGCCCTTGAAACAAACCACGAACCCCTGCTGATACAAGAACAATCGGAATAGCAAAGCTTAAACTTTTTAAAACCAATGCACCATCTGCCGGAGTAAATTTTTGTTGACTGCTAATTAATATTTGTTCTGAAATATAATCTGAACCGAAAAACAGAACAGAAAAACCGATAACTCCCATAGTTATTAATAAAATAGAACCTAATTTTACTATTCTTTTACTAACATCATACGCACCTAGTGCATTATATTTAGCCACCAACTTTGCGATAGCTAACGGGGTACCGGCTGAAGAAATTTCTAATATTGTTACATAATAGCTGTATCCATAATTAAATAAAGCCATTTGTTCTTCGCCGCCAATTATTTGGTAAAACGGTATTAAGTACACCGCACCTAAAATTTTAGTTAAAAGTAAACTAATACTTAACAAAGCTGTTCCTTTAAACAAGGAGTCTTTTTTCAAATTTTCCACATCCAAACTTTATTATTTAATTATAAAATACTATAAGTATAAATATTGATAAAAATAAACTAAGGCTGCAGCCAAACTATATGCCGCCACTAACCTTAACACTTTGTCCATTCTTCTTTTTTTAATTTTGTTATTAGCAACCAATAAAATATAAGTTCCCAATAATAAAACAAAAGAAACAATAAACACTATAATAGACATAAATATCGCCATAGTTTAATTCCTTTCACATCTAATGTTATATAGTTATTTTATCATGATTTATATATTTTTTAAATAGCAAAAATAAATAAAATTTTTACAAATCAAACTATTTTCTTAAATATTCTACAATATATTTCTTTAATTTTAATAAAATTTAAAATTTGTTATTCAAATGAAACACTTTTTAA contains these protein-coding regions:
- a CDS encoding formate/nitrite transporter family protein; this translates as MAEAMHTKAYLEPQELYEYTSKKGVMKANGSLKYMLSLGFLGGAFISVGYLAYLRIAGSIPHEWAGLGVLLGAAVFPIGLICILVGGGELITSNMMAVTLAFFNKKVSLKLFVKNLIIITLANLVGAIFVAYFLGHVTGLTEGVIFEKTLVTAEAKINSTFWQGIFSGVGCNWLVGMGAWLSFCAKDVSGKILGTWFPIMTFVAVGFQHVVANMFVIPAAMFGGANITFAQFAENMGVIFLGNFLGGAILVAGLYTLAYKKKTN
- a CDS encoding branched-chain amino acid aminotransferase, yielding MNKLTVKDIELNLTSHPKEKTPDDKLGFGQVFTDHMFVMDWDTKRGWHNPKIVPYGPLAISPALNTLHYGQSIFEGMKAYIANGEPVLFRPEENFKRLNNSADRIALPKLDEEFALAALKKLLQIDKEWIPKSEGTSLYIRPLMFGAEEALGVHPNNKVKFIIMLSPSGSYFKSGLQPNKIFVENEYVRAVRGGFGFAKTAGNYAGSLKGQAKAQKLGYSQSLWLDGVEQKYIEEGGAMNIFFKIDGKFITPELNGSILPGITRDSVIKLLRSLGETVEERKLALTEVYEAYDNGKLEEVFLSGTAAVIAPVGELFDGTKKLEITTEAGEWTTKVYEQLTGIQLGKVEDTFGWVTKVEE
- the brnQ gene encoding branched-chain amino acid transport system II carrier protein, with product MLKFLKRNPYISIGLMLFALFFGAGNLIFPAFLGQNSGDRLPIAMIGFIIMGVGLPLLGVLVMGYSGAQDLLELSSRAGKTFGILFTTLLYLTIGPFFAIPRTGTTTFELGLSSFIPANYTIYVQAIFLALFMGATLRLAINPNKLVDRIGTMITPVLLLSMIILIIASLVKPMGSYQAPTQTYATNGLAFTSGLMEGYNTMDALASLVFGIIVINAVKLYGAKTKEEVAKNTLKSALIAALLLALVYIFISNIGATSVSILGLQKTGAGVLTGATTYYFGNVGKVLLFIIVLLACLTTSVGLVTACSTYFNKLYPKIDYKVYAIILTVFSFAIGNYGLAAIIKGAVPVLVLLYPLTMVLIALGFLNNLFGGKKIVYASTALLTGLFSLYTTVTSTIGTSVPVIDNFLVKFLPIQGVFAWINFAILGFVLGILLNLIKKESK
- a CDS encoding phosphotransferase family protein, with amino-acid sequence MSKEYYQMGWTLDEHYEDDYFFSRDNHNYFIKKNTTPMIATLSAEGIVPKLRWTKRISNGDVLIAQDFENGRTLKRSDMTDKRIPKILKKVHTSIKLRKIMQAQGYKKETALSSLSNLKSLINSELRKNNNITNALNYLENNIPDDNVRYAPCHTDLNKDNWLLSDNGKLFLVDWEHSILGDPAIDISYILYKYIPQDNWNEWLDIYGEKPTLKYRNRLKWYITFQSLIMIVWYHEKRQLAEMNSWLVFLDSIFNKFI
- the topA gene encoding type I DNA topoisomerase; the encoded protein is MSENLVIVESPSKAKTIEKYLGKKYKVISSKGHVRDLPKSRMGVEVLDNGNVEVDYISIRGKGDVIKSLKKEAKGKKVFLASDPDREGEAIAWHIAYILGLDNNEDNRIVFNEITKDAVKEAIKHPRKINTDLVQSQQARRILDRLVGYNISPVLWKKVKPKLSAGRVQNAALKLIVDREEEILNFKPEEYWSMPIDFIKDRKILTANFYSYKGERIKLENKNIVDTIKKAIKGETFKVVDVTKSKKNRNSPNIYITSTMQQDASRKLNFKTRKTMSVAQELYEGINLKKLGGVTGLITYMRTDSTRVSDEAVASANNFILTNYGKEYILATAKSKKASKNVQDAHEGIRPTNIDYTPDIIKDYLSKDQYKLYKLIWERFIASRMSAAVYEMNVTTFENNKVVYKGTHSNLIFNGFLAVLKEKEKVKVAPKFEVGENAKIKEIKEEQHFTQPPARYSEAKLIATLEELGIGRPSTYATIVETLQKRYYVKLQNKVFTPTELGIIVSKITEQYFPDIINTQFTANLENQLDNIAEGKVTWKKTISDFYSGFSKDVKKAEREMEKIEIKQEFTGENCPDCGAPLVYKLGKFGKFIACSNFPECRYTGTIQKKIGVTCPKCHNHDILEKKSKKGKVFYGCEGFPGCDFVSWDKPINRFCPKCNNILYENKKGVTCANCDYIEEIKK
- the map gene encoding type I methionyl aminopeptidase, whose protein sequence is MIIKTEEQLQKMKEIGFICATIRDEMKKKAVPGVNTKELDNIAKELFEKYGAKSAPITEYDFPGYTCISLNHQAAHGIPSATKILKDGDLLNIDVSGCKDGYYADTGVSFVVGKVDDKMKEKVCEVAQEAFYEGIKHAKAGAKINQIGKNVHKKIKEHKLQVIENLTGHGIGTSLHQEPQHVFNYFDPWDNLILKNGMCLAVEPFVSTKARTVENSDKDDWELITTDNSYVAQYEHTIVVRENQEPLILTKID
- a CDS encoding TIGR01457 family HAD-type hydrolase, with the translated sequence MEIKKYKLYLIDLDGTIYNGSKKIKYAKEFVSYLNKNNIDYLFLTNNSTKGPKDVVKKLEKFDVETTEEHIFTSSEATRKYLRQKGYKMIYIIGEKGLIDTLCDFEQVSSKNKIEAVVVGLDRKLTYEKLSIACQAILNGAELIGTNPDTLLPTADGFIPSNGGQVKFLEYATGTVATIIGKPSKIIMDSAMSLFNYKKSDIAMIGDNYSTDIMSGINSGVDTIHVQTGVTSLKELKEKEIQPTYTIKNLSKLID